In Actinoplanes derwentensis, the following proteins share a genomic window:
- the cydC gene encoding thiol reductant ABC exporter subunit CydC: MTTTLSPPALASPPAATAPRVAKGPIDRRLLRHARASRAGIAVLALIGIGQAAATITIAVALTWIVAGTGFLTGSVGGPPGTGFSWIGFSRIGESTAGAGTTGSAGGPAWGWAVGLLAGAFAVRGLLAWAEQVVAQRTAALVTDELRQSLLDRIVERGPAWVAAYGSGRLSTVLGTGLEALRPWFSGYLPALVLGVLLPPLVVVIMAFVDPASAVIALFTLPLIPVLGALIGWATKARAEQRWAADARLAGHFLDVVRGLATLKMYGRAERQTGVIADLTDRHRTATLRVLRVAFLSSTALDLVGTLSVGLIAVQAGLRVAAGDMPLGPALLVILLAPEAFRPLREMAARYHASTDAGAVIADVDEILTAPTGPDPEILAVPTGPDPEILAVPAGQGPGTSDEVGTVRRSVRQIFGDARGRWGVRAVGLRARYPGVTDDAVRLDELTVHTGETVALRGVSGAGKTTTLRVLAGLHPAETGAVAVGRVFYLPQRPALPHARTAAEAFPPETTGEQVRSALRLTGLAEEITPETALGEQAAGISSGQRQRLALAVLLHRAGQALTQPGEHDSAPVVTLLLDEPTAHLDHSAEQLVIGRLREFAARGCAVLVVAHRPALLAAADRVVELRPPSAGIPIGGRVTATVRPDDELPSWSGTTETAWDGSRAPLPRPVPPRSFAVGASFQIGSADADPGTGKTRTNADAGPEARPKAGPGTGTEGSAGTGTAGSAGRWGWLRRPGTAAALGAGSSLAGILLTGAAAWLLVRASALPPVLSLSAAVVLVRGSAVARPLLRYLERLVAHDVAFARLGRRRAKVYADLIPHVPGPRLHRRGDLLTRLVDDVDARVDGLLRGRLPVASAVGTGVVCLTVVGWMAPAVAIPLAVGLLVAGMLAPAVAAWHADRQEAATGAARSALRDAMVETVDGVEELGGGGGRPGVPRQRSRNLANLEARAAKEAGLAAAIAHLGWAAAVAGVAIVLARGGLSAEWSAVLLLGTVVLGETIVGLPEAAVARRRAAGAEHRVTALTERRVTMPTANTTPAGSKAGPGDGRDGGPDDGPERGPDDGLRMGEVRVGGLVAGWNPDRDPVLDSLELRLAPGSRTAITGTSGCGKSTLAAVLSGLLTPRDGDVSAGGRTVLVGEDTGHVFASTVRENLRLAAPTATDPQLWQVLHRVGLDGLDLDTWLGTAGATISGGQRRRLATARALLADPAVLILDEPTEGIDEAGGRELMADLLGAADGRTVLVIAHRAEGLDLVGRILNLEAGKLRNVRMD, encoded by the coding sequence GTGACCACGACGCTCTCCCCGCCCGCTCTCGCCTCGCCGCCCGCCGCTACCGCGCCCCGCGTCGCCAAAGGCCCGATCGATCGACGGCTGCTGCGGCACGCCCGCGCCAGCCGGGCCGGAATCGCGGTCCTGGCGCTGATCGGAATCGGACAGGCCGCAGCGACGATCACGATCGCGGTGGCGCTCACCTGGATCGTGGCCGGAACCGGCTTCCTGACCGGTTCCGTCGGCGGTCCGCCCGGCACCGGCTTCTCCTGGATCGGCTTCTCCCGGATCGGCGAGAGCACGGCCGGTGCCGGAACGACGGGTTCGGCCGGCGGACCCGCGTGGGGCTGGGCGGTCGGTCTGCTGGCCGGAGCATTCGCGGTTCGAGGGCTGCTGGCCTGGGCCGAGCAGGTGGTGGCCCAGCGAACCGCCGCCCTGGTCACCGACGAACTCCGGCAGTCGCTGCTGGACCGGATCGTCGAACGCGGTCCGGCTTGGGTGGCGGCCTACGGCTCCGGGCGCCTGAGCACCGTCCTCGGCACCGGCCTCGAAGCGCTGCGCCCGTGGTTCTCCGGCTACCTGCCCGCCCTGGTGCTCGGCGTCCTGCTGCCCCCGCTGGTCGTCGTGATCATGGCGTTCGTGGACCCGGCGTCGGCGGTGATCGCCCTGTTCACCCTGCCGCTGATCCCAGTACTCGGCGCCCTGATCGGCTGGGCCACGAAAGCCCGCGCCGAACAGCGCTGGGCGGCCGACGCGCGCCTGGCCGGCCACTTCCTGGACGTGGTGCGAGGCCTGGCGACCCTGAAGATGTACGGCCGGGCCGAACGCCAGACCGGTGTCATCGCCGACCTGACCGACCGGCACCGGACCGCGACCCTGCGCGTCCTGCGGGTCGCTTTCCTCTCGTCCACCGCCCTGGACCTGGTCGGCACCCTGTCGGTGGGCCTGATCGCGGTCCAGGCCGGCTTGCGGGTGGCGGCCGGTGACATGCCGCTGGGCCCGGCCCTGCTGGTGATCCTGCTGGCCCCGGAGGCGTTCCGCCCGCTCCGCGAGATGGCGGCCCGCTACCACGCCTCCACCGACGCGGGCGCCGTGATCGCCGACGTCGACGAGATCCTCACCGCCCCCACCGGCCCAGACCCCGAGATCCTCGCTGTTCCTACTGGCCCAGACCCCGAGATCCTCGCTGTTCCTGCTGGCCAGGGCCCCGGGACGAGCGACGAGGTCGGGACGGTTCGCCGGTCGGTGCGACAGATCTTCGGGGACGCCCGCGGACGGTGGGGGGTTCGGGCCGTGGGCCTGCGGGCCCGCTATCCGGGAGTGACCGATGACGCGGTCCGGCTGGACGAGCTGACCGTTCACACCGGCGAGACCGTCGCCCTGCGGGGCGTATCCGGGGCCGGGAAGACCACCACGCTGCGAGTCCTCGCCGGACTGCACCCGGCCGAAACGGGAGCCGTCGCGGTCGGGCGCGTCTTCTATCTGCCACAACGGCCGGCGCTTCCGCATGCCCGCACCGCCGCCGAGGCCTTTCCGCCGGAGACCACCGGAGAACAGGTCCGCTCCGCTCTCCGGCTCACCGGGCTGGCCGAGGAGATCACCCCGGAGACCGCGCTCGGGGAGCAGGCGGCCGGCATCTCGTCCGGTCAGCGCCAGCGCCTGGCCCTGGCCGTACTGCTGCACCGGGCCGGACAGGCCCTGACCCAGCCGGGCGAACACGACTCCGCACCGGTGGTGACGTTGCTACTGGACGAGCCGACCGCCCACCTCGATCACAGCGCCGAACAGCTCGTGATCGGACGGCTGCGGGAGTTCGCCGCCCGGGGATGCGCGGTTCTGGTGGTGGCACACCGGCCCGCACTGCTGGCCGCCGCCGACCGGGTAGTCGAGCTGCGGCCACCGTCCGCCGGAATCCCGATCGGTGGCCGGGTCACCGCCACCGTCCGGCCTGACGACGAACTCCCGTCCTGGTCAGGCACCACTGAAACCGCCTGGGACGGTTCTCGGGCACCGCTGCCCCGACCCGTGCCACCCCGTTCCTTCGCTGTGGGAGCGTCATTCCAGATCGGCTCAGCTGACGCCGATCCTGGGACCGGCAAGACCAGGACCAACGCGGATGCCGGGCCCGAGGCCAGACCCAAAGCCGGACCCGGGACCGGGACCGAGGGCTCGGCGGGAACCGGGACCGCGGGCTCGGCCGGGCGGTGGGGGTGGCTGCGGCGGCCGGGAACAGCGGCCGCGCTGGGCGCCGGGTCGTCGCTGGCCGGGATCCTGCTGACCGGGGCCGCGGCCTGGCTGCTGGTGCGGGCTTCGGCGCTGCCGCCGGTGCTCAGCCTGTCGGCGGCCGTGGTGCTGGTCCGGGGCAGTGCGGTCGCCCGGCCGCTGCTGCGTTATCTGGAACGGCTCGTCGCGCACGATGTGGCGTTCGCGCGGCTCGGCAGGCGACGGGCCAAGGTCTACGCCGACCTGATTCCGCATGTTCCGGGACCACGGCTGCACCGGCGCGGGGATCTGCTGACCCGGCTCGTCGACGACGTGGACGCCCGAGTGGATGGGCTGCTCCGCGGGCGGCTGCCGGTGGCCTCAGCGGTCGGGACCGGGGTGGTCTGCCTGACTGTGGTGGGGTGGATGGCTCCGGCGGTGGCGATACCACTCGCGGTCGGACTGCTCGTCGCCGGGATGCTGGCTCCGGCGGTGGCCGCCTGGCACGCGGACCGGCAGGAGGCGGCGACCGGTGCCGCCCGGTCGGCGCTGCGGGACGCGATGGTCGAGACCGTCGACGGGGTCGAGGAGCTGGGTGGGGGCGGCGGGCGTCCCGGCGTACCCCGGCAGCGAAGCCGGAACCTCGCGAACCTGGAGGCGCGTGCCGCCAAAGAGGCCGGACTCGCCGCGGCGATAGCCCACCTCGGGTGGGCCGCCGCGGTCGCCGGGGTCGCGATCGTCCTCGCGCGGGGTGGACTGTCCGCCGAGTGGAGTGCGGTACTGCTGCTCGGGACGGTCGTACTCGGCGAGACGATCGTCGGCCTGCCGGAGGCCGCGGTCGCCCGGCGCCGGGCCGCCGGCGCCGAACACCGGGTGACCGCGCTGACCGAACGCCGAGTGACCATGCCAACCGCGAACACCACCCCGGCCGGTTCGAAAGCCGGACCGGGTGACGGGCGAGACGGCGGACCGGATGACGGACCGGAACGCGGACCGGATGACGGGCTGCGGATGGGCGAGGTCCGGGTCGGCGGGCTTGTCGCGGGCTGGAACCCGGACCGGGATCCGGTGCTTGACAGTCTTGAGCTACGGCTGGCCCCCGGTTCACGAACCGCGATCACCGGGACCTCGGGCTGCGGGAAGTCGACACTCGCCGCAGTGCTCTCGGGACTGCTCACACCCCGCGACGGCGACGTGAGCGCAGGCGGGCGGACGGTTCTGGTCGGTGAGGACACCGGACATGTCTTCGCGTCGACCGTACGAGAGAATCTCCGTCTGGCCGCACCCACCGCGACCGACCCGCAGTTGTGGCAGGTCCTGCACCGGGTCGGGCTGGACGGGCTGGACCTGGACACCTGGCTGGGGACCGCGGGCGCCACGATCTCCGGCGGGCAGCGACGGCGGCTGGCGACGGCGCGGGCACTGCTGGCCGATCCGGCGGTGCTGATCCTGGACGAGCCGACCGAGGGCATCGACGAGGCGGGCGGCCGGGAGTTGATGGCCGACCTGCTGGGGGCTGCCGACGGGCGTACCGTGCTGGTGATCGCGCATCGCGCGGAAGGTCTGGACCTGGTCGGCCGGATCCTGAACCTGGAAGCGGGCAAACTGCGAAATGTCCGAATGGACTGA
- a CDS encoding TetR/AcrR family transcriptional regulator, giving the protein MARTPAPGTRDTILTAAAGLFYEYGVRAVGMAQVVEVAGCGKNLLYKHFPSKADLAAAYLTLARRERERTVKEALRWAGTPADSLLALVNEIADSVTRPGYRGCAFRNYLTEFPGETDEPAQVALTFLADARAQMDRLVIGAGGDDLLADRIWLIVNGLHTGPPAQAQVAVDWIKDMISSVRVTEAP; this is encoded by the coding sequence ATGGCACGGACGCCCGCCCCGGGAACCCGGGACACGATCCTCACCGCGGCCGCCGGGCTCTTCTACGAATACGGCGTCCGGGCCGTCGGAATGGCCCAGGTCGTCGAGGTCGCCGGCTGTGGCAAGAACCTGCTCTACAAGCATTTTCCCAGCAAGGCGGACCTCGCGGCGGCCTACCTCACTCTAGCCCGCCGCGAGCGCGAACGTACCGTCAAAGAAGCCCTGCGCTGGGCCGGCACCCCCGCCGACAGCCTGCTCGCGCTGGTCAACGAGATCGCCGACTCGGTCACCCGCCCCGGCTACCGGGGTTGCGCGTTCCGCAACTACCTGACCGAGTTCCCCGGCGAGACCGACGAACCGGCTCAGGTCGCCCTGACGTTCCTCGCCGACGCCCGCGCCCAGATGGACCGCCTCGTCATCGGCGCCGGCGGCGACGACCTGCTCGCCGACCGCATCTGGCTGATCGTGAACGGACTGCACACCGGCCCGCCCGCACAGGCTCAGGTAGCCGTCGATTGGATCAAGGACATGATTTCTTCGGTACGAGTGACCGAAGCCCCGTAA
- a CDS encoding class I SAM-dependent methyltransferase yields the protein MRTFDDLVVDGLAGEVGGWGFGWLDGRATEERPPWGYARRLAGRLRQATAALDIDTGGGEVIGEMPVLPPRMVVTEGWPPNAERARRLPGVEVVETVPGERLPLRDGEFDLVSSRHPVKPDFAEIARVLKPGGVYFAQHVGPGSAFALIEWFLGPVPAHARDPEREAAEARTAGLDVVRLETARCRMEFFDLGAVVWILRKCVWWVPDFSVERYRPELVKLDAYIRAHGVFTAHSTRTLIEARA from the coding sequence ATGCGTACGTTCGATGATCTCGTGGTTGACGGGCTTGCCGGAGAGGTCGGCGGCTGGGGTTTCGGCTGGCTGGACGGGCGGGCCACGGAGGAACGGCCACCGTGGGGTTACGCGCGGCGACTCGCCGGCCGGCTGCGACAGGCGACGGCGGCGCTCGACATCGACACCGGCGGCGGGGAGGTCATCGGCGAGATGCCGGTGCTGCCACCACGGATGGTCGTCACCGAGGGCTGGCCGCCGAACGCTGAACGGGCGCGGCGCCTGCCCGGAGTCGAGGTCGTCGAAACCGTGCCGGGCGAGCGGCTCCCGCTCCGGGACGGCGAGTTCGACCTGGTCAGCAGCCGCCATCCGGTGAAACCGGACTTCGCGGAGATCGCCCGGGTGCTGAAGCCGGGCGGCGTCTACTTCGCGCAGCACGTCGGGCCGGGGTCGGCGTTCGCGCTGATCGAGTGGTTCCTCGGCCCGGTTCCGGCACACGCGCGCGATCCGGAACGGGAGGCCGCCGAGGCTCGGACCGCGGGACTCGACGTCGTCCGGTTGGAGACGGCCCGGTGCCGGATGGAGTTCTTCGACCTCGGCGCGGTCGTCTGGATCCTGCGCAAGTGCGTGTGGTGGGTACCGGACTTCTCGGTCGAGCGTTACCGGCCGGAACTGGTGAAGCTGGACGCGTACATCCGGGCGCACGGCGTGTTCACCGCCCACTCCACGCGGACCCTGATCGAGGCCCGCGCGTAA
- a CDS encoding GDSL-type esterase/lipase family protein: MITTPITADLLFGAAELETTEHGLLPHRLPAWARAQTSDPQLAMVEAQPSGVRLVFRTRATVVELDTLATRRAFTGLPERPHGVYDLLIDGRLAGQASAPTATVITVDLATGAADRQPGQPGTVTFTGLTDADVGVGADKTVEIWLPHNEITELVALRTDAPVEAVPPSGRPVWLHHGSSISHGSNATTPSGIWPAVAAAAAGLELINLGLGGSALLDPFTARTMRDTPADLISVKIGINLVNADLMRLRAFGPAVHGFLDTIRDGHPDTPLLVVSPIHCPIHEDTPGPGAFDMDALRAGEVLFRATGEPAPGRLTLRVIRDELARIVTQRAATDPNLFLLNGLDLYGEPDSAEHPLPDRLHPDAETHRLIGERFAALRPDGWFAQKSIQPSNGGLRR; the protein is encoded by the coding sequence ATGATCACCACCCCGATCACCGCTGACCTGCTGTTCGGCGCCGCCGAGCTGGAGACCACCGAGCACGGCCTGCTGCCGCACCGGCTGCCCGCCTGGGCCCGTGCCCAGACCAGTGATCCGCAGCTGGCCATGGTCGAGGCCCAGCCGTCCGGAGTCCGGCTGGTCTTCCGTACCCGCGCCACCGTCGTCGAGTTGGACACGCTCGCCACCCGGCGGGCGTTCACCGGGCTGCCGGAGCGGCCGCACGGTGTCTACGACCTGCTGATCGACGGCCGTCTGGCCGGGCAGGCGAGCGCGCCTACCGCCACGGTCATCACCGTCGACCTGGCGACCGGTGCCGCCGATCGCCAGCCCGGCCAGCCGGGGACGGTCACCTTCACCGGCCTGACCGACGCAGACGTCGGCGTCGGCGCTGACAAGACCGTTGAGATCTGGCTGCCGCACAACGAGATCACCGAACTGGTCGCGCTCCGCACCGACGCTCCGGTCGAGGCGGTGCCGCCGTCCGGCCGTCCGGTCTGGCTGCACCACGGCAGTTCGATCAGCCACGGTTCCAACGCCACCACCCCCAGCGGCATCTGGCCGGCCGTGGCGGCCGCCGCCGCCGGCCTGGAGCTGATCAATCTCGGTCTCGGCGGCAGCGCTCTGCTGGACCCGTTCACCGCCCGGACCATGCGTGACACGCCCGCCGACCTGATCAGCGTCAAGATCGGCATCAACCTGGTGAACGCGGACCTGATGCGGTTGCGCGCCTTCGGCCCGGCCGTGCACGGCTTCCTGGACACCATCCGCGACGGGCATCCGGACACTCCGCTGCTGGTCGTCTCCCCGATCCACTGCCCGATCCACGAGGACACCCCGGGGCCCGGCGCCTTCGACATGGACGCGTTGCGGGCGGGCGAGGTGCTGTTCCGCGCCACCGGCGAACCCGCGCCCGGTCGGCTCACCCTGCGGGTCATCCGCGACGAACTGGCCCGCATCGTCACCCAGCGGGCCGCCACCGACCCGAACCTGTTCCTCCTGAACGGACTGGACCTCTACGGCGAGCCGGACTCCGCCGAGCACCCGCTCCCGGACCGGCTGCACCCCGACGCCGAGACCCACCGGCTGATCGGTGAGCGGTTCGCCGCGCTGCGCCCCGACGGCTGGTTCGCTCAGAAGTCCATCCAGCCGTCCAACGGAGGTTTGCGCAGGTAA
- a CDS encoding TetR/AcrR family transcriptional regulator, producing the protein MVRAGLTTDRVVRAGAELADDIGFAELTASTLARHLGVKVPSLYSHVGGTPDLRTRVALLALAELADLAALAVAGRSGKDALVALAGSYRDYARDHPGRYAATRLRLDTETALASAGPRHAQLTRAILRGYQLTDPEQTHAVRLIGSVIHGYIDLEAAGGFAHSLPASTESWHRALDALDVALRAWPAPLPRPR; encoded by the coding sequence ATGGTGCGAGCAGGGCTGACCACCGACCGTGTGGTGCGGGCGGGTGCCGAGCTGGCCGACGACATCGGCTTCGCCGAGCTGACCGCGTCAACCCTGGCCCGGCACCTGGGCGTCAAGGTGCCCAGCCTGTATTCGCACGTCGGCGGCACCCCCGATCTCCGGACCCGGGTCGCACTGCTGGCCCTGGCCGAGCTGGCTGACCTGGCGGCGCTGGCGGTGGCCGGTCGGTCCGGCAAGGACGCCTTGGTCGCGCTGGCCGGCTCCTACCGGGACTACGCCCGGGACCACCCCGGGCGGTACGCCGCCACCCGCCTGCGGCTGGACACCGAGACCGCCCTCGCCAGTGCCGGGCCCCGGCACGCACAACTGACCCGGGCCATCCTGCGCGGTTACCAGCTGACCGATCCGGAACAGACCCACGCGGTCCGTCTGATCGGCAGCGTCATCCACGGGTACATCGACCTGGAGGCGGCCGGCGGCTTTGCCCACAGTCTGCCCGCGTCCACCGAGTCCTGGCACCGGGCGCTGGACGCCCTGGACGTCGCACTCCGCGCCTGGCCCGCCCCGTTGCCACGCCCCCGATGA
- a CDS encoding TIGR03557 family F420-dependent LLM class oxidoreductase produces MKIGYKLAAEAFGPKELVRQAIRAEQAGFDFVEISDHYHPWLDVQGHSPFAWNVLSAIAARTETLGLATGVTCPTVRYHPAIIAQAAATLALLSDGRFTLGVGSGERLNEHVVGQGFGSVRERHERLTEALDIINLLWQGGYQSYEGKYLQLEDARVFDLPPELPAIAVAAGGRRAAELAATHGSGLFATDPDPELVSTFVEKGGTGPRYAEVAVAWAPTEQVAVTEAHRTTRWAVTGWKVMAELPNPVNFEAASATVTEDDIRANFVVGADPRGYVEAVQSYTKAGFDHVVLMNAGPDPDGFLDFFASELRGKLIG; encoded by the coding sequence ATGAAGATCGGGTACAAGCTCGCGGCCGAAGCCTTCGGCCCCAAGGAACTCGTTCGGCAAGCGATCCGTGCCGAGCAGGCCGGGTTCGACTTCGTCGAGATCAGCGACCACTACCACCCCTGGCTGGACGTGCAGGGCCACTCGCCGTTCGCGTGGAACGTGCTGAGCGCCATCGCCGCCCGCACCGAGACGCTGGGCCTGGCGACCGGGGTGACCTGCCCGACCGTGCGGTACCACCCGGCGATCATCGCGCAGGCCGCCGCCACCTTGGCCCTGTTGTCCGACGGGCGGTTCACCCTCGGTGTCGGCTCGGGCGAACGCCTCAACGAGCACGTCGTCGGCCAGGGTTTCGGCAGCGTCCGGGAAAGGCACGAACGCCTGACCGAAGCCCTCGACATCATCAACCTGCTGTGGCAGGGCGGCTATCAGTCGTACGAAGGGAAGTATCTGCAGTTGGAGGACGCCCGGGTGTTCGACCTGCCGCCGGAACTGCCGGCGATCGCGGTCGCCGCCGGGGGTCGTCGCGCCGCCGAACTGGCTGCCACCCACGGCAGTGGGCTGTTCGCCACCGATCCGGATCCCGAGCTGGTCAGCACGTTCGTGGAGAAGGGCGGGACTGGCCCGAGGTACGCGGAGGTGGCGGTGGCGTGGGCGCCCACCGAACAGGTCGCGGTCACCGAGGCGCACCGGACCACTCGCTGGGCGGTCACCGGATGGAAGGTGATGGCCGAACTGCCGAACCCGGTCAACTTCGAGGCGGCTTCGGCGACGGTCACCGAGGACGACATTCGGGCCAACTTCGTGGTGGGGGCAGATCCGCGGGGGTATGTCGAGGCAGTCCAGTCGTACACCAAGGCCGGTTTTGATCATGTGGTCCTGATGAACGCCGGCCCTGATCCGGACGGGTTCCTCGACTTCTTCGCCTCGGAGTTGCGCGGCAAGCTCATCGGGTAG
- the folP gene encoding dihydropteroate synthase → MAIVNRTPDSFHDKGRTFALEKATEAVKRAADDGADWIDIGGVPFAPGPEVSAAEELDRVMPVVEAARGLAVVSVDTFRPEVARAVIEAGAGVVNDTSGLRDPAMADAVVGTSAQLVICHSLAAPRTTYPSPKYGDVTAEVGDFLRARVDLALSRGVRPDQIIIDPGHDLNKNTHHSLELTRRLDEIAAIGYPMLAALSNKDFIGETLDRPQQERLAGTLATAVFAILRGARILRVHDVRAHFDAIRMTEAMLGWREPVYTRHNL, encoded by the coding sequence ATGGCGATCGTGAACCGGACTCCCGACTCGTTCCACGACAAGGGCCGCACGTTCGCGCTGGAGAAGGCGACCGAGGCCGTCAAGCGGGCCGCTGACGACGGTGCCGACTGGATCGACATCGGCGGAGTGCCGTTCGCGCCCGGCCCCGAGGTGTCCGCAGCCGAGGAACTGGACCGGGTGATGCCGGTCGTGGAGGCCGCCCGTGGTCTGGCCGTCGTCTCGGTCGACACGTTCCGCCCCGAAGTGGCCCGCGCGGTGATCGAGGCGGGTGCCGGGGTCGTCAACGACACGTCCGGCCTGCGGGATCCGGCGATGGCCGACGCCGTGGTGGGCACCAGCGCGCAGCTGGTGATCTGCCACAGCCTGGCGGCGCCGCGGACCACCTATCCGAGCCCGAAATACGGTGACGTGACCGCCGAGGTCGGCGACTTCCTACGGGCCCGGGTGGATCTCGCCCTGTCCCGGGGTGTCCGCCCGGACCAGATCATCATCGACCCGGGCCACGACCTGAACAAGAACACCCACCACTCCCTCGAACTGACCCGGCGGCTGGACGAGATCGCGGCGATCGGTTACCCGATGCTGGCAGCGCTCAGCAACAAGGACTTCATCGGCGAGACCCTGGACCGCCCGCAGCAGGAACGGCTGGCCGGCACCCTGGCCACGGCGGTCTTCGCGATCCTGCGCGGCGCCCGGATCCTGCGTGTCCACGACGTCCGCGCCCACTTCGACGCGATCCGGATGACCGAGGCGATGCTGGGCTGGCGCGAGCCGGTTTACACCAGGCACAACCTTTAG
- a CDS encoding TetR/AcrR family transcriptional regulator: protein MVRTRLTAQERHAQIVRAAVTAFAQGGYAGTTTDQVARIAEVSQPYVIRLFGTKQELFLATLRHAGGRVGQIWRDAAVADPTLAGLGAAYKTLLDERDLLVVLLHGFAAASDPGLGDAVRDCYGELFLLVQVLTSCSAEEARDFFAHGMLITVLGAMRVLGPEAVPPTQWMIDLLGTLPYRQ from the coding sequence ATGGTTCGGACCCGTCTCACCGCTCAGGAACGTCACGCTCAGATCGTGCGGGCCGCCGTGACCGCTTTCGCCCAGGGCGGCTATGCGGGCACCACCACCGACCAGGTGGCCCGGATAGCCGAGGTCTCCCAGCCGTACGTGATCCGCCTCTTCGGCACCAAGCAGGAACTGTTCCTGGCGACGCTGCGGCACGCCGGTGGCCGGGTCGGGCAGATCTGGCGCGACGCGGCGGTGGCCGACCCGACCCTGGCCGGCCTGGGCGCCGCCTACAAGACACTGCTCGACGAGCGGGACCTGCTCGTGGTGCTGCTGCACGGCTTCGCCGCCGCGTCCGACCCGGGTCTCGGCGACGCGGTCCGGGACTGTTACGGCGAGCTGTTCCTGCTGGTCCAGGTGCTGACCAGCTGCTCAGCGGAGGAGGCTCGGGACTTCTTCGCGCACGGCATGCTGATCACCGTCCTGGGGGCGATGCGGGTGCTCGGCCCGGAAGCCGTGCCGCCGACGCAGTGGATGATCGATTTACTGGGCACCCTGCCGTACCGGCAATGA
- a CDS encoding DHA2 family efflux MFS transporter permease subunit produces the protein MSTTTRHRPFGLVIAAVGIPAFMGALDNLVVSTALPVIRTELGASISDLQWFVNAYTLPFAAFLLTAAALGDRLGRRRVYLAGIALFTVASAAAALASEPWQLTAARAVQGIGGAAIAPLSLTLLAGAVPDRLRNAAVGIWGGITGLGVAVGPVVGGAVVDGLTWNWIFWVNVPIGVVALILAAVVLDESRGGARRLDPLGLLLSAGGMLLLIWGIVDGPDRGWTTGRVPVMLVGGVTLLAGFLLWQVRNRTPMLPLTLFRSRSFSLVNVVSLTFSAGAFGSVFLLAQFFQVTQGLSPLESGLRTLPWTAAPMIVAPLAGIFGARLGVRNLVVAGQFLLAAGLLWVGLVLSTDAVYIDFIGAFLLAGIGMGLTFAPISTITLASVSAQQRGVASGTNNTVREFGVAAGVAALSSVFSTYGGFANPQDFVDGAVPGVLVGAAILTVGALVAVLLPRDAAIPAAAPAEPIAEPSPAL, from the coding sequence GTGTCCACCACCACCAGACATCGCCCGTTCGGGCTGGTGATCGCCGCCGTCGGCATCCCGGCCTTCATGGGCGCGCTCGACAACCTGGTCGTCAGCACCGCGCTACCGGTCATCCGCACCGAACTCGGGGCCTCGATCTCCGACCTGCAGTGGTTCGTCAACGCGTACACGCTGCCGTTCGCCGCCTTCCTGCTCACCGCCGCCGCACTCGGCGACCGCCTCGGCCGCCGCCGGGTCTACCTGGCCGGCATCGCCCTGTTCACCGTCGCCTCCGCGGCGGCCGCCCTGGCCAGCGAACCGTGGCAGCTCACCGCGGCACGCGCCGTTCAGGGCATCGGCGGCGCCGCCATCGCACCGCTCTCGCTGACCCTGCTGGCCGGAGCCGTACCGGACCGGCTGCGCAACGCGGCCGTCGGCATCTGGGGTGGCATCACCGGCCTCGGCGTCGCGGTCGGGCCGGTGGTCGGCGGCGCGGTCGTCGATGGCCTCACCTGGAACTGGATCTTCTGGGTCAACGTGCCGATCGGCGTCGTCGCACTGATCCTGGCCGCCGTGGTGCTCGACGAATCCCGCGGCGGAGCCCGGCGCCTCGACCCGCTCGGCCTGCTGCTCTCGGCCGGCGGCATGCTGCTGCTGATCTGGGGCATCGTCGACGGCCCCGACCGCGGCTGGACCACCGGCCGGGTGCCGGTCATGCTCGTCGGCGGCGTCACGCTGCTCGCCGGATTCCTGCTCTGGCAGGTCCGCAACCGCACCCCGATGCTGCCGTTGACTCTCTTCCGTTCCCGTTCGTTCAGCCTGGTCAACGTGGTGTCGCTGACGTTCTCGGCGGGAGCGTTCGGCTCGGTCTTCCTGCTCGCGCAGTTCTTCCAGGTCACCCAGGGTCTGAGCCCTCTCGAATCCGGGCTGCGCACCCTGCCGTGGACCGCCGCCCCGATGATCGTGGCACCGTTGGCCGGAATCTTCGGGGCCCGGCTGGGCGTCCGCAATCTGGTCGTCGCCGGTCAGTTCCTGCTGGCCGCCGGCCTGCTCTGGGTCGGCCTGGTCCTCTCCACCGACGCGGTCTACATCGACTTCATCGGCGCGTTCCTGCTGGCCGGCATCGGGATGGGCCTGACCTTCGCACCGATCAGCACGATCACCCTGGCCAGCGTCTCCGCCCAGCAGCGGGGCGTGGCGTCCGGCACCAACAACACGGTCCGCGAGTTCGGGGTGGCGGCCGGAGTGGCGGCGCTGTCGTCGGTCTTCAGCACGTACGGCGGGTTCGCGAACCCGCAGGACTTCGTGGACGGCGCGGTCCCCGGGGTACTGGTGGGCGCGGCGATCCTGACGGTCGGCGCCCTGGTCGCGGTCCTGCTCCCCCGCGACGCGGCGATCCCGGCGGCCGCCCCGGCGGAACCGATCGCCGAGCCCAGCCCAGCGCTCTGA